One Vespula pensylvanica isolate Volc-1 chromosome 1, ASM1446617v1, whole genome shotgun sequence genomic region harbors:
- the LOC122630068 gene encoding cytochrome P450 307a1-like produces MLSLSLTTSLLIAVTVLALILILIDHLRSEKARKREKILYSEGSFLPEPPGPKPWPILGSLHILGRYDVPYKAFADLVKVYDSQVIKLKMGSVPCVVVNGLENIKEVLFTKGPHFDSRPNFVRYHLLFCGNKENSLAFCNWSELQKTRREMLRAHTFPRSFTMRYNQLNDIIGAELEIMMDHLTSFSGASVHAKPLVLHTCASVFVKYFCSKSFTFEYKPFRRMVENFDKVFFEVNQGYAADFMPFLMPLHQRNMTRMANWSHEIRHFVDEDIIGERLDKWTSLIPEEDYVDCLINHVKTDTEPTMTWDVAMFALEDIIGGHSAVGNLLVKILGFLATRQHIQQMAQREIDSVGIEEKFVGLGNRCLMPYTEAIILEAIRLIASPIVPHVANQESSIAGYRIEKDTFIFLNNYELNMSEELWISPKEFMPERFLRDGRLHKPEHFLPFGGGRRSCMGYKMVQYISFATIATLLKNFTILPVDKESYKVPIGTLALPEKTFNFRFVERR; encoded by the exons ATGCTGTCGCTCAGCCTGACGACTTCCTTACTTATCGCTGTCACCGTGCTAGCTCTCATTCTTATCCTGATCGATCATCTTCGATCGGAAAAGGCTAGGAAACGCGAGAAAATTCTTTACTCGGAGGGATCGTTTCTACCAGAACCACCTGGTCCAAAACCTTGGCCAATTTTGGGATCCCTTCATATACTTGGACGTTACGATGTGCCTTACAAAGCCTTCGCCGATCTCGTCAAGGTCTACGACAGCCAAGTGATCAAACTTAAGATGGGATCGGTACCTTGCGTCGTCGTCAATGGactcgaaaatattaaagaagtaCTCTTCACCAAGGGACCGCATTTTGACTCCAGGCCAAACTTTGTTCGGTATCATCTACTCTTCTGTGGGAACAAGGAGAATT cTCTTGCCTTTTGCAACTGGTCCGAGTTACAAAAGACTCGTCGAGAGATGCTGAGAGCTCACACGTTCCCGCGTTCCTTTACGATGCGTTATAACCAGTTGAACGACATAATAGGTGCCGAGTTGGAAATCATGATGGATCATCTAACTTCGTTCTCGGGAGCAAGCGTTCATGCCAAACCGCTCGTTCTTCACACCTGTGCTAGCGTCTTCGTGAAATATTTCTGTTCTAAGAGTTTCACGTTCGAGTACAAACCGTTCCGCAGGATGGTGGAAAATTTCGACAAAGTATTCTTCGAGGTTAATCAAGGTTACGCTGCTGATTTCATGCCTTTCTTAATGCCACTTCATCAACGAAATATGACTAGAATGGCTAATTGGAGTCACGAAATTCGTCATTTCGTCGACGAAGATATTATTGGAGAACGATTGGACAAATGGACGTCTCTCATACCCGAAGAAGATTACGTCGATTGTCTGATAAATCACGTAAAGACCGATACCGAACCAACAATGACTTGGGACGTGGCTATGTTTGCATTGGAAGATATAATAGGCGGTCATTCGGCTGTTGGCAATCTTCTCGTGAAAATTTTAGGATTTTTGGCGACTCGACAACACATTCAACAAATGGCACAAAGAGAGATCGATTCGGTTGGCATAGAGGAGAAATTTGTTGGCTTGGGAAACAGATGTTTGATGCCTTACACCGAAGCTATCATCTTGGAAGCTATCAGATTGATCGCCAGTCCGATCGTACCTCACGTGGCCAATCAGGAGAGTTCCATAGCag gTTATAGAATCGAAAAGGAcacgtttattttcttaaacaaTTACGAATTAAATATGTCCGAAGAGCTTTGGATCTCGCCGAAAGAATTCATGCCGGAAAGGTTCCTTCGTGACGGAAGACTTCACAAACCGGAACACTTTTTGCCATTCGGAGGTGGACGAAGATCGTGCATGGGTTATAAGATGGTTCAGTATATAAGCTTTGCGACGATTGCTACGTTATTGAAAAACTTTACGATATTGCCAGTAGATAAGGAAAGTTATAAAGTACCGATCGGTACTTTGGCACTGCCAGAAAAGACCTTTAATTTCCGATTTGTTGAAAGACGGTAG
- the LOC122630051 gene encoding facilitated trehalose transporter Tret1-2 homolog isoform X2, with amino-acid sequence MRHGRKLTLFIVSIVSFIGWIIIYMSNTYEQILIGRVISGISTGLASVSTTVYSGEIANVKWRGVMITWTGIFIALGILIVYVFGYILKDDWRLIALMCALFPIISIALILLVLPESPIWLRERGRLDEALEILKKFRGISKDDPVTMDILLELKPRNQQGNNKKNVLKHVFKRNALIPFIIILMYFLFQQFSGIFVTIYYAIDIVRSAGVTLDPYIGAVFIGGTRLLGSFLITIFSSKYGRRIPSIISGSGMTFFMASLSIYLFIIDKGYVINDNGIIPAICILMYIFLSTLGFLSIPFAMIGEIYPSKVKDLLSGLTTCISYIFSSITVKIYPDMLSYMGKHGVFFFYAIVSLAGTIFVLLFLPETKGKSLNEIEDMFGKKKSENISKINDTVVILSNDIENISLKNGNTNKI; translated from the exons ATGAGACACGGCAGAAAGTTAactttatttatcgtttcgatAGTCTCTTTCATCGGTTGGATAATAATCTATATGTCTAACACCTACGAACAGATATTGATAGGTAGAGTAATCTCTGGGATCAGTACAGGCCTAGCTTCTGTTTCAACGACTGTTTATTCTGGTGAAATTGCTAACGTCAAATGGCGAGGTGTTATGATAACTTGGACTGGAATCTTCATTGCTTTGGGCATTTTGATCGTTTATGTTTTTGGCTATATATTAAAG gaTGATTGGCGATTAATAGCTCTGATGTGTGCTCTCTTTCCTATTATATCGATTGCACTAATCCTGTTAGTACTACCAGAGTCTCCTATATGGTTACGAGAACGTGGTCGTTTGGACGAAGCGTtggagatattaaaaaaatttcgtggTATATCAAAGGATGATCCAGTAACCATGGATATTCTTTTAGAACTGAAACCAAGGAATCAACaaggaaataataagaagaacgTATTGAAACATGTATTTAAGAGGAACGCTCTTATaccatttataataatcttgaTGTACTTTTTATTCCAACAATTTTCTGGGATATTCGTGACGATCTATTACGCGATAGATATAGTTCGAAGTGCTGGTGTTACTTTAGATCCTTATATAGGAGCAGTTTTTATAGGAGGAACACGATTGCTCGGTAGTTTCTTGATcacaatattttcttcaaaatatgGCCGAAGAATTCCTTCGATCATTTCTGGAAGTGGTATGACCTTCTTCATGGCATCACTCTCGATTTATCTGTTCATCATCGATAAAGGATATGTCATAAATGATAACGGTATCATACCAGCTATCTGCATTTtaatgtatatctttttaagcACCTTaggatttttatcgattcctTTCGCTATGATCGGTGAGATTTATCCTAGCAAAGTGAAAGATCTACTTTCTGGACTTACTACTTGCATCAGTTACATATTCAGTTCGATAACGGTGAAAATTTATCCGGATATGTTGTCATATATGGGGAAACAtggtgttttctttttttatgcgaTCGTCTCCCTAGCTGGGAcaatttttgttctattatttttaccaGAGACCAAAGGGAAATCTTTGAACGAGATCGAGGATAtgtttggaaagaaaaaaagtgaaaatatttcgaaaataaatgatacagTCGTAATACTCTCCaacgatattgaaaatatatcgttaaaaaatggaaacaCAAATAAGATTTAG